A single Sulfurimonas crateris DNA region contains:
- a CDS encoding chorismate mutase — translation MSKVKKCNSLEEVRTEIDKIDDEIVNLISKRSHLVRQAASFKNSIEEVKADDRVDYILQKVRHSAIQADVSPNMISDLFKIMINEMVETEISEFRNTQTF, via the coding sequence ATGTCAAAAGTAAAAAAATGCAACTCCCTCGAAGAGGTCAGAACAGAGATAGATAAGATAGATGACGAGATAGTAAATCTCATCTCAAAAAGAAGCCATCTTGTACGTCAGGCAGCTTCATTTAAAAACAGTATTGAAGAGGTCAAGGCAGATGATAGAGTTGATTATATCCTGCAAAAAGTTCGTCACTCCGCGATTCAAGCAGATGTATCTCCAAATATGATCTCTGACCTTTTCAAGATAATGATAAACGAGATGGTCGAGACAGAGATCTCTGAATTTAGAAATACGCAAACCTTTTAA